The sequence GCCGGTCACCCCAAGACGGTTATTTTTTTGACGGCTGATGCTTTCGGTGTTTTACCGCCGGTAGCGAAGCTTACCAAAGAACAGGCCATGTATCATTTCCTTTCCGGCTACACCAGTAAACTGGCCGGAACGGAGCGGGGCATAACCGAACCGGAGGCAACCTTCTCGGCCTGTTTCGGAGCGCCGTTTTTGCCTTTGTCGCCTTTGGTCTATGCCAAGCTGCTGGGAGAAAAACTGGAAAAGCACAATACCAGTGTATTTCTCATTAATACTGGCTGGTCAGGCGGTCCCTACGGGACCGGCAAGCGCATGAACATCCCCTATACCCGCGCTATGGTGACTGCGGCTATCGAAGGGTTATTGGACAAAGTACCTTATGAACTTGATCCGGTCTTTAACGTCTACGTACCTACCGAATGTCCGGGCGTGCCGTCTGATCTGTTAAAACCCCGCAATACCTGGGCCGATAAGGATGCTTATGACCGGCAGGCGCAAGAACTGGCCCGGCTGTTCGCCAAAAACTTTACCAAATTCAGTGACAATATTCCGGTAGAGATTGCCGCCGCCGGTCCGCGCACCGTGTAGGCGCCATACTATCCCAAAATGAAGGCTGACCCGTGTGGTCGGCCTTTTTACATCTCTTTACGTTATTGCGGCCAGGGGAAGGCTTTGTTTTAGCGTTGTTACCGGGGCAAAAAGGTCGCCATGGCGGTCGACGCGTGCCAAGACTTTATCGGGGGCAAAAGTCAACAGCCGAGGGTCTTTTTTTTGCCAGGCCTCGTCTACCTCTTCCCAGGCAACAGGCGTGGAAGCAGTAGGGTATTCCCGCGCCCGAAGCGAATATACGCATACCGTTGTTTTGTGTTCGTCGTTCTGGCTCCAGTCTACCAGCACTTTGCCTTTGCGCAGGCTTTTGGTCATTTTTGAGACCACCTGCCCGGGATGCTCCCGTTCCAGCAGTTTGGCCAGGGCGTGGGCGAAGTTTTTGGTAGTGTCGTAGTCAGTTGGGGTGTTGAGCGGAACGTAGACTTGGAGACCTTTGGCGCCTGATGTCTTAGGGAAGGCTAAAAGCCCTTGGCGGTCAAAAAAATCTCTTAACCATAGGGCAACCTGGGCGCATTCAATGATGGTTGCCGGTGGACCGGGATCCAGGTCAAAAACCATCATGGTTGGGCAGGCCACGTTGGTGGCTAATGACAGAGATGTATGCAGTTCCAGGGTGGCCAGATTGACGGCCCACACCAGAGAGGGCAGGTCATCGACAAGGCAAAAATTAATATGATCGTTATTGTGCTCGCTCCACACCGGCGCCGTTTTTAACCATTTTGGTCGGTGCTTTGGACATTGTTTCTGATAAAAAAAGGCGGCATGGGCTCCGTCTGGGTAGCGTTTCAGCGTGAGGGGTCTATTGGCAAGGTGGGGAAGCAGGACAGGGGCGATCCGTACATAGTAGTCAATTACCTGGCCTTTGGTAAAGCCGGTGCGAGGGTAAAAGATTTTTTCCAGATTGGATAGTCTGAGCTCAACTCCCTCAATGGTTACATCGGTGTATTGGCTAGGCACGGGCTTTTCGTCTCCTGTTTTTAGCATCTTTAGCCTGTTGTTTTTTCTTAATGGCGGCCAGGCTGGCTTCAAGCGCGACCATGAGGTCTACTACTTTGCCACCTTCCGGTGTCGCCGGCTGAATAACCACCGTCTCGCCTTCCGCTTTCTTTTCAATCATTTCTAGCACCTTTTCCCGGTATTCATCGCGGTATTTGGCAGGATTAAAATCTGCGGCCAAAGATTCAATCAGCTTTTCGGCCATGGTAAGTTCCCGCTGGTCTGGTGCTGTATCAGTATTAGGCAGTCCTTCCAATTCTTCCGGCGATACTATTTCATCGGCATAGTGCATGGTAGCTAAAGAGAGAGCTTTACCGGCAGGCCGGATGGTAACCAGGTACTGTTTGTTGCGCAGTACCACCCGGGCAATGGCGACTTTTCCCGCCTGCTTCATAGCGTATAGCAGCAGGGTATAGGCTTTACCGGCCCCTTTGTCCGGCACCAGATAATACGATTGTTCGAAGTAGATCGGGTCAATTTGGTCAAGATTAACAAAATCTTCAATCTCAATCGTGCGGGTTGCCTTCGGGTTGAGCGCTTCCAGCTCCTCGGCGGTTACGATAACATAGCGCTGTGGTGAAATTTCATAGCCCTTTACGATTTGTTCGTTTGACACTTCTTG comes from Sporolituus thermophilus DSM 23256 and encodes:
- the ligD gene encoding non-homologous end-joining DNA ligase: MPSQYTDVTIEGVELRLSNLEKIFYPRTGFTKGQVIDYYVRIAPVLLPHLANRPLTLKRYPDGAHAAFFYQKQCPKHRPKWLKTAPVWSEHNNDHINFCLVDDLPSLVWAVNLATLELHTSLSLATNVACPTMMVFDLDPGPPATIIECAQVALWLRDFFDRQGLLAFPKTSGAKGLQVYVPLNTPTDYDTTKNFAHALAKLLEREHPGQVVSKMTKSLRKGKVLVDWSQNDEHKTTVCVYSLRAREYPTASTPVAWEEVDEAWQKKDPRLLTFAPDKVLARVDRHGDLFAPVTTLKQSLPLAAIT
- a CDS encoding Ku protein gives rise to the protein MPRPMWNGSISFGLVNIPVKMYNSVRKKTLHFHQLRAGDGCKIRLKRVCARDGQEVSNEQIVKGYEISPQRYVIVTAEELEALNPKATRTIEIEDFVNLDQIDPIYFEQSYYLVPDKGAGKAYTLLLYAMKQAGKVAIARVVLRNKQYLVTIRPAGKALSLATMHYADEIVSPEELEGLPNTDTAPDQRELTMAEKLIESLAADFNPAKYRDEYREKVLEMIEKKAEGETVVIQPATPEGGKVVDLMVALEASLAAIKKKQQAKDAKNRRRKARA